In the genome of Gloeotrichia echinulata CP02, one region contains:
- a CDS encoding phosphodiester glycosidase family protein yields the protein MVKMLKFSREKDHSAITLISQKITLGATMSPILAIALCLYTTNTTIAQQSPAGIKPKPTLIPHVPKSPIAGVQSCGNQITLNGRTVSGAWLQQTGARGEVTTHLSDGAFRQFMGIDFLNTTNPTRQPVAWFSSETQPLVLAASLLRGYRYLDITNFAQTAGWQIQINGNTLVISTPATKVTDIIPSPQPASNRIVVELDRPTPWQITQGLPITRTPDPDTQTAKPSTQPNREWKITLDGIAAPILVQRYTPQPSAPIQIPNPLKQLLPRTIPATPTPEPLIQQVEVVKNQTIISLSVPFGQSPRISTLANPNRLIIEIRPDAMVERDITWAQGLRWRQKFVNLGTQKFPIVWLEINPRAFGLTLKPISSNPDTQAGTAPLMETAQRYLAVAAINGGYFNRNNRLPLGAIRRDGQWLSGPILNRGAIAWNDAGQFYLGRLTLEETIIAPNNLRLPILFLNSGYVQSGIARYTPVWGPTYTPLIDNEIILVVQKNQVINQLSAGKAGQTNLPIPQDGYLLTLRGNAGNAASQLPIGTTLSITSATAPAEFNRYPHIVGAGPLLVQNRQIVLDAKAEKFSDAFIAERAIRSGICTTTTGHIIIAAMHNRADGPGPTLAEHAQLMQLLGCVDALNLDGGSSTSLYLGGQLLDRSPTTAARVHNGIGIFLQQKP from the coding sequence ATGGTAAAAATGCTTAAATTCAGCCGAGAAAAAGACCACAGTGCTATTACCCTAATTTCCCAGAAAATCACTTTGGGGGCTACTATGTCGCCAATACTGGCGATCGCATTGTGCTTATATACTACCAATACTACTATTGCCCAACAATCTCCCGCAGGTATCAAACCAAAACCTACATTGATTCCCCATGTGCCAAAATCCCCAATAGCCGGGGTGCAGTCCTGTGGTAATCAAATTACCCTCAATGGTCGTACCGTATCTGGGGCGTGGTTGCAGCAAACAGGTGCCCGTGGTGAAGTAACAACCCATCTCAGTGATGGCGCATTCAGACAATTCATGGGGATAGATTTTTTAAACACCACTAATCCCACCAGACAACCAGTAGCATGGTTTTCCTCAGAGACACAGCCACTAGTCTTAGCCGCTTCGCTACTGAGGGGCTATCGCTATCTAGATATCACAAATTTTGCTCAAACAGCCGGATGGCAGATACAGATCAATGGTAACACCTTAGTAATTTCCACGCCGGCAACAAAAGTAACAGATATTATTCCCAGTCCACAACCTGCAAGCAACCGCATCGTTGTAGAGTTGGATCGCCCAACACCTTGGCAAATCACACAAGGTTTACCAATCACCAGAACTCCCGACCCTGATACCCAAACAGCCAAACCTTCTACACAGCCAAATCGAGAGTGGAAAATTACCCTGGATGGCATAGCCGCTCCCATCTTAGTACAACGTTATACCCCCCAACCATCAGCACCAATACAAATACCCAATCCCCTCAAACAATTACTACCAAGAACAATCCCAGCAACACCAACTCCAGAACCACTGATTCAACAAGTCGAGGTAGTCAAAAACCAAACAATTATTAGTCTGAGTGTTCCCTTTGGCCAATCTCCCCGAATTAGCACCCTAGCCAACCCCAATCGCCTGATCATCGAAATTCGCCCAGATGCGATGGTAGAGCGAGATATTACCTGGGCACAGGGATTGCGTTGGCGACAAAAATTTGTCAATTTAGGCACCCAAAAGTTTCCCATTGTTTGGTTAGAAATTAATCCACGGGCTTTTGGACTCACCCTCAAACCAATTTCCAGTAACCCCGATACCCAAGCGGGGACTGCTCCCTTGATGGAAACAGCACAACGCTACTTAGCCGTAGCCGCCATTAACGGTGGTTATTTTAACCGCAATAATCGCTTACCCTTGGGTGCAATTCGGCGGGATGGTCAATGGTTGTCAGGTCCGATACTCAACCGAGGGGCGATCGCCTGGAATGATGCTGGGCAATTTTACTTAGGGCGACTCACATTAGAAGAAACTATAATTGCACCTAATAACCTGCGCTTGCCAATTCTCTTTCTCAATAGTGGCTACGTTCAAAGTGGGATTGCTCGTTATACCCCAGTTTGGGGACCGACCTACACCCCCTTAATAGACAACGAAATCATCCTCGTTGTCCAAAAAAACCAAGTAATCAATCAATTATCAGCGGGTAAAGCTGGTCAAACAAACCTTCCCATTCCCCAGGATGGCTACCTACTAACTTTACGCGGCAACGCTGGCAATGCAGCATCACAGTTGCCCATTGGCACTACACTCAGCATTACCAGCGCCACTGCACCCGCTGAGTTTAATCGTTATCCTCACATTGTCGGAGCAGGGCCTCTTTTAGTGCAAAATCGGCAAATAGTCCTCGATGCCAAAGCCGAAAAATTCAGTGATGCCTTTATTGCCGAAAGAGCAATTCGCAGCGGTATTTGTACAACCACCACAGGTCATATAATAATTGCTGCCATGCATAATCGTGCAGATGGACCTGGACCCACCTTAGCCGAACACGCCCAACTCATGCAGCTTCTGGGTTGTGTAGATGCCCTCAATTTAGATGGCGGTAGTTCTACCAGTCTTTACCTCGGAGGTCAATTACTTGACCGTTCCCCTACTACCGCTGCTCGTGTCCATAACGGCATTGGTATCTTTTTACAACAAAAGCCATAA
- a CDS encoding phosphomannose isomerase type II C-terminal cupin domain — translation MVQIQETAPTQSLSLSSVVTNRGVAATELRPWGSFTVLEEGRGYKIKRIEVKPGHRLSLQMHHHRSEHWIVVSGTAKVVCGENEVLLNNNQSTYVPQCTAHRLENPGVIPLVLIEVQNGEYLGEDDIIRYQDDYSRTENKSR, via the coding sequence ATGGTTCAAATTCAAGAAACAGCTCCAACTCAATCTCTGTCCCTATCCTCAGTTGTGACCAATAGAGGCGTTGCTGCAACTGAACTGCGTCCTTGGGGTTCTTTCACCGTTTTGGAAGAAGGGCGCGGCTACAAAATTAAGCGGATTGAAGTTAAGCCAGGGCACCGTCTCAGCCTGCAAATGCACCACCACCGCAGCGAACATTGGATAGTCGTCTCTGGTACAGCTAAGGTGGTTTGCGGCGAAAACGAAGTGCTGTTGAATAATAATCAGTCAACCTATGTACCCCAATGTACTGCTCATCGTTTAGAAAATCCTGGCGTCATTCCCTTAGTGCTAATTGAAGTGCAAAATGGCGAATATTTAGGTGAAGATGATATTATTCGCTACCAGGACGATTATTCTCGCACTGAGAATAAAAGCCGTTAA
- a CDS encoding EamA family transporter, whose protein sequence is MTPQEFSLLLLSVLISSAGQFFLKLGAIKLGRVHAGNAVNHILSIITTPELLIGLSCYAIGAIAYILLLTRVNLSVAGPAISIGYIVSVLLGYWVLKESIPLTRLFGLSFIVVGVILVVWRK, encoded by the coding sequence GTGACCCCCCAAGAATTTAGTTTACTTCTGTTGTCAGTCTTAATCAGTAGCGCCGGGCAATTTTTTTTAAAATTAGGTGCGATTAAATTAGGCAGAGTTCATGCCGGTAATGCTGTTAATCATATTCTTAGCATCATCACCACACCAGAACTTTTAATTGGGTTATCTTGCTACGCTATAGGTGCTATAGCCTATATTCTCCTGTTAACTAGAGTTAACCTCAGCGTCGCCGGTCCTGCAATATCAATAGGGTATATTGTCTCAGTATTGTTGGGTTACTGGGTTTTGAAAGAATCCATTCCTCTGACACGTCTTTTCGGTTTAAGCTTTATTGTGGTAGGAGTGATATTAGTAGTGTGGCGAAAGTAA
- a CDS encoding glycosyltransferase family 2 protein, protein MTKPTYSLVIPIYNEQENITEMYRRLNNVIEQLDGETELILIDDGSRDRSLIMLRELHHRDSRVRYLSLARNFGHQIAVTAGLNFTQGECIIVMDADLQDPPELILSMIEQWQQGYQVVYAQRLSRKKESWLKRFTAYAFYRVLRRLAHVDIPADTGDFCLMDRQVVDILNAMPERNRYIRGLRAWVGFRQTAVHFERDPRFAGEVKYTFGKSWALAIDGIISFSIVPLRLATYLGLLSAGIAILMILLIIYWRLIDKQSPLIGFTLITLAMFFLGSVQLICIGILGEYIGRIYEEIKGRPIYTLKETGGITQASKIPSK, encoded by the coding sequence GTGACTAAACCAACCTACTCCCTAGTAATCCCGATTTACAACGAACAAGAAAACATTACCGAAATGTATCGCCGTCTAAATAATGTCATAGAACAGTTAGACGGCGAAACTGAATTGATTTTAATTGACGATGGTAGCCGCGATCGCTCTTTAATTATGCTCCGTGAACTCCACCATCGTGATAGTCGAGTGCGTTATCTCAGTTTGGCTCGCAATTTTGGTCATCAAATCGCAGTGACTGCAGGTTTGAACTTCACTCAGGGTGAATGCATCATCGTTATGGATGCTGATTTACAAGACCCGCCAGAGCTAATTTTAAGCATGATTGAACAATGGCAGCAGGGCTACCAAGTAGTTTATGCTCAACGGCTATCTCGTAAAAAAGAAAGCTGGCTCAAACGTTTTACCGCCTATGCATTTTATCGCGTTCTCCGCCGTCTAGCGCATGTAGATATACCTGCCGATACAGGAGATTTCTGTTTAATGGATCGTCAGGTAGTTGATATCCTTAATGCTATGCCTGAACGCAACCGCTATATTCGCGGCTTACGTGCTTGGGTAGGATTTCGCCAAACAGCGGTACATTTTGAGCGAGATCCCCGGTTTGCGGGAGAAGTCAAATATACCTTTGGTAAATCTTGGGCTTTAGCAATTGATGGAATTATTTCCTTCTCAATAGTCCCTTTAAGGCTAGCAACTTATTTAGGATTGCTGTCAGCGGGAATAGCTATTTTAATGATATTACTAATAATATATTGGCGGTTAATTGACAAGCAATCTCCCTTAATTGGTTTTACATTGATTACACTTGCTATGTTTTTCTTGGGTTCAGTCCAATTAATTTGTATTGGCATTCTAGGTGAATACATTGGTCGAATCTATGAAGAAATCAAGGGACGCCCGATTTATACTTTAAAAGAAACAGGAGGTATTACTCAAGCCTCAAAAATCCCAAGCAAATAA
- the gltB gene encoding glutamate synthase large subunit: MNNQPMNQDQKNALSAANSQDTYQGPRWLVEERDACGVGFIAHRRNLDRHEIVTKALAALTCLEHRGGCSADQDSGDGAGILTAIPWELFQQESTKWGIDFSSHTNLAVGMIFLPQDPEAAQKARTAIEEIASEEKLTVLGWRVVPVQPDLLGTQAKENQPQIEQVFLNCANHSGEELERQLYITRRRIFTVAKNISEDFYICSLSSRTIVYKGMVRSAILGEFYLDLQNPAYKSAFAVYHRRFSTNTMPKWPLAQPMRLLGHNGEINTLLGNIKWMMAREATLNHPVWGERIEELKPLVHIDNSDSATLDNVFELLVRSGRSPSEALMIMVPEAYQNQPSLRDHPEIVDFYEYYSGLQEAWDGPALLVFSDGLKVGATLDRNGLRPARYIITKDDYIVVASEAGVVEFPEAEIIEKGRLGPGQMIAVDLQTHEVLKNWEIKQRIAKQHPYGEWLQQHRQDLKDLVNGHTLSVNGNGNGNGNGSVHISNEEGQKTIDRQTLLQHQIAFGYTTEDVDMVIKEMAKLGSEPTFCMGDDIPLAVLSDKPHLLYDYFKQRFAQVTNPAIDPLRERLVMSLNVELGERGNLLEVKPEYARRVKLDSPVLTEVELEAIKLSGFATSQLSTVFPIASGPEGLKAAVESLQAKAAESVRAGAKILILSDRSGLDAEYTYIPPMLAVGAVHHYLIREGLRVKASLVVDTAQCWSTHHFACLIGYGAAAVCPYMALDTVRDWWSDPKTQQFMARGQIATLTLEQAVANYRKAVASGLLKILSKMGISLLSSYQAAQIFEAIGIGGDLLELGFRGTTSRIGGLSVSELAQEVLSFHHKAFPELTTKKLENLGFVKYLPSGEYHMNSPELAKALHKAVDGKKYDHYEVYKQHLQGRPVTALRDLLDFQSDRPSIPLEEVESVSEIVKRFCTGGMSLGALSREAHEVLAIAMNRIGGKSNSGEGGEDPVRYNVLNDVDAAGHSPTLPHLNGLLNGDTASSAIKQVASGRFGVTPGYLASAKQIEIKIAQGAKPGEGGQLPGAKVSPYIAMLRRSKPGVTLISPPPHHDIYSIEDLAQLIFDLHQINPQAQVSVKLVAEIGIGTIAAGVAKANADIIQISGHDGGTGASPLSSIKHAGSPWELGLSEVHRVLMNNSLRDRVILRVDGGLKSGWDVVIGALMGGEEFGFGSIAMIAEGCIMARICHTNQCPVGVASQKEELRKRFTGVPEHVVNFFYFVAEEVRSLLGRLGYRSLSELIGRADLLTLRHGVELTKTQSLNLNCLLQLPDSKENRSWLVHEVVHSNGPVVDDQLLADPEIQAAISNQSTVSKTLTIVNTDRTVGARLAGAIASVYGDSGFEGQINLNFHGSAGQSFGAFNLPGVTLRLEGEANDYVGKGIHGGEIIIQPPAGANYDPAQNVIVGNTCLYGATGGVLFANGLAGERFGVRNSKGIAVIEGAGDHCCEYMTGGVIVVLGKVGRNVGAGMTGGLAYFLDEDGTFADLVNKEIGKKIQRVIGEAGEKQLQDLIKAHGDRTGSPKAQKILQNWTEFLPHFWQLVPDSEADSPEANQKKQLSSV, translated from the coding sequence ATGAATAATCAACCTATGAATCAAGATCAAAAAAATGCATTATCGGCTGCTAACTCACAGGATACCTATCAGGGTCCAAGGTGGTTAGTAGAAGAACGGGATGCTTGTGGTGTAGGGTTTATCGCCCATCGTCGAAATCTTGATCGCCACGAAATTGTGACAAAAGCCTTAGCAGCTTTGACTTGCTTAGAACATCGGGGTGGTTGTAGCGCCGACCAAGATTCAGGTGACGGTGCTGGGATATTGACGGCGATACCTTGGGAGTTGTTCCAACAAGAATCTACCAAATGGGGGATAGATTTTTCATCCCATACCAACTTGGCTGTGGGGATGATATTTTTACCACAAGACCCCGAAGCAGCGCAAAAAGCTCGTACAGCGATTGAAGAAATAGCGTCTGAGGAAAAATTGACTGTACTGGGTTGGCGAGTAGTACCAGTTCAGCCGGATTTACTGGGGACACAAGCCAAAGAAAATCAACCCCAAATAGAACAAGTTTTTCTCAATTGTGCCAACCACAGCGGTGAGGAACTAGAACGACAACTATATATTACCCGTCGTCGCATTTTCACAGTTGCCAAAAACATTTCTGAAGACTTTTACATCTGTTCCTTGTCGAGCCGTACCATTGTCTATAAGGGGATGGTACGTTCTGCCATACTGGGAGAGTTTTATCTCGATTTACAAAATCCCGCTTACAAAAGCGCCTTTGCAGTCTATCATCGCCGCTTTAGTACCAATACTATGCCCAAGTGGCCCCTGGCTCAACCGATGCGGCTATTGGGTCACAACGGCGAAATCAACACACTGTTGGGTAATATCAAATGGATGATGGCACGAGAAGCCACCCTCAATCATCCAGTTTGGGGAGAACGCATTGAGGAACTGAAGCCCCTGGTTCATATTGACAATAGTGACTCAGCTACCCTAGACAATGTGTTTGAGTTGTTGGTGCGTTCCGGTCGCAGTCCCTCGGAAGCTTTGATGATTATGGTGCCAGAAGCTTACCAAAATCAACCTTCTTTACGCGACCATCCAGAAATTGTAGATTTCTACGAATATTACAGCGGTTTGCAAGAAGCCTGGGATGGTCCAGCACTTTTGGTATTTAGTGATGGACTAAAAGTTGGTGCAACACTAGATCGTAATGGCTTAAGACCAGCCCGCTACATCATCACTAAAGATGATTATATAGTTGTCGCTTCCGAAGCAGGTGTTGTAGAATTCCCGGAAGCGGAGATTATCGAAAAAGGTAGACTTGGCCCTGGGCAAATGATTGCTGTGGATTTACAAACCCATGAAGTGCTGAAAAATTGGGAGATTAAGCAGCGCATTGCTAAACAGCATCCTTATGGAGAATGGTTACAACAGCATCGCCAAGACCTCAAAGATTTGGTCAATGGTCATACCCTATCTGTCAATGGTAATGGCAATGGCAATGGTAATGGCAGTGTCCACATTTCAAATGAGGAAGGACAGAAGACCATTGATAGACAAACCCTGCTGCAACATCAAATTGCCTTTGGTTATACCACAGAAGATGTGGATATGGTCATCAAGGAAATGGCGAAGCTAGGTTCAGAGCCGACTTTCTGTATGGGGGATGATATTCCCCTAGCAGTGCTGTCAGACAAACCCCACCTACTTTATGACTATTTCAAACAGCGCTTTGCTCAGGTGACAAACCCAGCTATCGACCCGTTACGGGAAAGGCTAGTTATGTCCTTGAACGTGGAACTGGGTGAGCGGGGTAACTTATTAGAAGTGAAGCCAGAATATGCTCGCCGAGTCAAGTTAGACTCACCAGTGCTGACTGAGGTAGAATTAGAGGCGATTAAACTTTCGGGATTTGCTACGTCGCAGTTATCTACAGTGTTTCCCATCGCCAGTGGACCCGAAGGTTTAAAAGCCGCAGTGGAGTCTTTACAAGCCAAAGCTGCTGAGTCGGTGCGGGCAGGTGCGAAGATTTTAATATTGAGCGACCGTTCAGGATTAGACGCTGAATACACCTACATTCCCCCAATGTTAGCCGTGGGTGCTGTTCACCATTACTTGATCCGTGAGGGTTTGCGAGTGAAAGCATCCCTAGTGGTTGATACGGCTCAATGCTGGAGTACTCATCACTTTGCTTGTCTGATTGGCTACGGTGCCGCTGCAGTTTGTCCGTACATGGCTTTAGACACCGTGCGCGATTGGTGGTCTGATCCCAAAACTCAACAATTTATGGCACGGGGTCAAATTGCTACCCTAACTTTAGAGCAGGCTGTAGCCAATTATCGCAAAGCAGTTGCATCTGGTTTGCTAAAGATTCTCTCCAAGATGGGAATTTCTCTGCTATCGAGCTATCAAGCAGCCCAAATTTTTGAGGCGATTGGTATCGGTGGGGATTTATTAGAATTAGGATTCCGTGGGACAACTTCCCGCATTGGTGGCTTGAGTGTCAGCGAACTGGCGCAAGAGGTACTTTCATTCCATCACAAGGCTTTTCCAGAACTGACTACCAAAAAGTTAGAAAATCTGGGCTTTGTTAAGTACCTTCCTAGTGGTGAATACCACATGAATAGCCCCGAACTGGCAAAAGCACTGCATAAGGCAGTAGATGGTAAAAAATATGACCACTATGAAGTTTATAAACAGCACCTCCAAGGGAGACCAGTAACAGCCCTGCGTGACTTGCTGGACTTCCAAAGCGATCGCCCGTCGATTCCTTTAGAAGAAGTGGAGTCAGTCAGTGAGATTGTCAAGCGCTTCTGTACAGGTGGGATGTCCTTGGGTGCTTTGTCACGGGAAGCTCATGAAGTTTTGGCGATCGCCATGAACCGGATTGGCGGTAAATCTAACTCTGGTGAAGGTGGTGAAGACCCCGTGCGTTACAACGTCTTAAATGATGTAGACGCTGCTGGTCACTCCCCCACCCTCCCGCACTTAAATGGACTGCTTAATGGTGATACCGCTTCTAGTGCGATTAAACAAGTCGCCTCAGGTCGTTTTGGTGTCACACCAGGATATTTAGCCAGCGCCAAGCAAATTGAAATCAAAATCGCCCAAGGTGCAAAACCAGGGGAAGGCGGACAGTTACCAGGTGCCAAGGTTAGCCCCTACATTGCCATGTTACGGCGCTCTAAGCCTGGTGTTACCCTGATTTCACCACCGCCGCACCATGATATCTATTCTATTGAAGACCTAGCCCAGTTAATTTTTGACCTCCACCAAATTAACCCGCAAGCACAGGTGTCAGTAAAGCTGGTAGCAGAAATCGGGATCGGGACCATCGCTGCTGGTGTCGCCAAAGCCAACGCCGATATTATCCAGATTTCCGGTCACGATGGCGGTACAGGAGCATCACCACTCAGTTCAATTAAGCACGCTGGTTCACCTTGGGAACTCGGCTTAAGCGAAGTGCATCGGGTTTTGATGAACAACAGCCTGCGCGACCGCGTAATTTTACGGGTAGATGGTGGTCTCAAAAGTGGCTGGGACGTGGTAATAGGTGCATTGATGGGCGGTGAAGAATTTGGCTTCGGCTCCATCGCCATGATTGCCGAAGGCTGTATTATGGCGCGGATCTGCCATACCAATCAATGCCCTGTGGGTGTCGCTTCTCAAAAAGAAGAACTGCGAAAGCGGTTTACTGGTGTTCCAGAACACGTGGTGAATTTCTTCTACTTTGTCGCCGAAGAAGTGCGTAGCCTGCTAGGGCGACTTGGCTATCGTTCGTTGTCAGAATTGATTGGCCGTGCTGATTTATTGACATTGCGCCACGGGGTGGAACTTACCAAGACCCAATCACTGAACCTCAACTGCTTACTTCAACTACCAGATAGCAAAGAAAACCGTAGCTGGTTGGTGCATGAAGTAGTCCATAGCAACGGCCCAGTTGTCGATGACCAATTGCTTGCTGATCCAGAAATTCAAGCGGCGATTAGCAATCAATCGACTGTGAGCAAAACCTTAACAATAGTCAACACAGACAGAACAGTGGGTGCTAGATTAGCCGGGGCGATCGCTTCTGTGTATGGTGATAGCGGTTTTGAAGGACAAATTAACCTCAACTTCCACGGTAGCGCCGGGCAAAGTTTTGGGGCTTTCAACCTTCCTGGGGTTACTCTGAGGCTAGAAGGAGAAGCCAACGACTATGTAGGTAAAGGAATACACGGTGGTGAAATCATTATTCAACCGCCAGCTGGTGCTAACTATGACCCAGCACAAAATGTGATAGTTGGCAATACCTGCCTTTACGGTGCTACAGGTGGAGTATTGTTTGCTAATGGTTTAGCCGGAGAACGCTTTGGTGTGCGTAACTCCAAAGGAATTGCAGTCATTGAAGGCGCTGGGGATCACTGTTGTGAGTATATGACTGGTGGCGTGATTGTCGTCCTCGGTAAAGTAGGACGCAACGTCGGCGCGGGGATGACTGGTGGATTGGCCTACTTCTTGGATGAAGATGGCACATTTGCTGATTTAGTTAACAAGGAAATCGGTAAAAAAATCCAGCGAGTCATCGGCGAAGCTGGTGAAAAGCAATTGCAAGACCTAATTAAAGCTCATGGCGATCGCACTGGTTCACCAAAAGCCCAGAAAATTCTGCAAAACTGGACAGAATTCTTGCCTCATTTTTGGCAATTAGTACCAGATTCTGAAGCTGATAGTCCAGAAGCAAATCAGAAAAAACAGCTGAGTTCGGTTTAA
- a CDS encoding polysaccharide deacetylase family protein: MEQNKSSFFWPQGILIGLVTLVGSLSLGLMLLVKPNTSDAQSKENINENHSAAQVGTQQRIEGLKAAMLTTWQQEATAKGLSVSVPTRFLGATIEEAKLSPDKKVIALTFDDGPWPESTAQVLDILKKNDIKATFFVVGQNVKNFPDLMKRVVAEGHTVGNHTWHHWYHSMSPQTAAFEIDNTTDIVYKTTGVKTNLFRPPGGIMTNGVANYARNSKYAIIMWSSDSVDYSRPSVPRLINNVFREAKPGGIVLMHDGGGNRAQTVQALPTIIANFRKQGYSFVTVPELLEMQDKEQKLIASKKK, encoded by the coding sequence GTGGAACAAAATAAATCGTCGTTTTTTTGGCCGCAAGGAATATTAATTGGGCTAGTTACCTTAGTTGGTAGCTTGAGCCTTGGCTTGATGCTGCTTGTGAAGCCAAATACCTCAGATGCACAAAGTAAAGAAAATATAAATGAAAATCATAGTGCTGCTCAAGTAGGAACTCAGCAGCGGATTGAGGGATTAAAGGCGGCGATGCTGACAACTTGGCAACAAGAAGCTACAGCCAAGGGTCTCTCAGTTAGTGTACCTACACGCTTTCTCGGAGCAACAATTGAAGAAGCAAAACTCAGCCCAGACAAAAAAGTAATTGCACTGACCTTTGACGATGGCCCTTGGCCTGAGAGTACCGCCCAAGTATTAGATATCCTGAAAAAAAATGATATCAAAGCCACCTTTTTTGTTGTTGGGCAAAATGTGAAGAATTTTCCCGACCTCATGAAGCGGGTAGTAGCTGAAGGTCACACCGTTGGGAATCATACTTGGCATCACTGGTATCATTCCATGAGTCCACAGACAGCAGCCTTTGAAATTGACAACACAACAGATATAGTTTACAAAACTACGGGAGTGAAAACAAATCTATTTCGACCACCAGGAGGAATTATGACCAATGGGGTCGCTAATTACGCTAGAAATAGCAAGTACGCTATCATCATGTGGTCATCTGACTCCGTAGATTACTCCCGTCCTAGTGTCCCCAGGTTGATTAATAACGTATTCAGAGAAGCAAAACCTGGTGGTATCGTGCTAATGCATGATGGTGGTGGAAATCGTGCCCAAACCGTGCAAGCTTTACCTACTATTATTGCTAATTTTCGCAAGCAGGGCTATAGCTTTGTCACCGTTCCAGAACTTTTAGAAATGCAAGATAAAGAGCAAAAGTTAATCGCTAGTAAAAAGAAATAA
- a CDS encoding DUF2079 domain-containing protein, whose product MEKKLIQPVAINWMIGVSALILFLCSSLKHILFQSNAFDLGIFDQAAYLISQGQPPISSFMGYHILGDHAAWIWYPLALLYKIYPSVYWLFAVQAIALALGALPTWYLACQAGLKESQAIAMAFVYLLYPLVFNVNLFDFHPEVIALPTLLIAVLAARGGHIWWFCLSIFLILGCKAVLSLTIVGMGVWLLFFEKRRLYGAIAIISGLAWFLIATQVIIPFFSGAEPSAIGRYSYLGNSVLGIAKNLVTQPGLILGTLFSADNLVYLVLLLAPVIWGLSPQGLKPLVAAIPCLALNILADYQPQKNLVHQYSLPVLPFLILALISSLAAGGGWLRNPRTIILWSLVGFLSLAKFTYFGGIYLDSLDTWQATREAISLVKTKGSVYTTGEISPDLSHRKFIQLTTANSQPLNLNGFDYVLLNIRHPGWSSTQEFALNLVKKIQNDKVFKLKYQRDDVFLFEK is encoded by the coding sequence ATGGAAAAAAAACTAATTCAGCCTGTCGCTATCAATTGGATGATTGGCGTGAGTGCCTTAATTTTATTTTTGTGCAGCAGTTTAAAACACATTCTTTTTCAGTCAAACGCTTTTGACTTAGGCATTTTTGATCAGGCGGCTTATTTAATTAGTCAGGGACAACCGCCTATTTCTTCTTTTATGGGTTATCACATTCTCGGCGACCATGCAGCTTGGATTTGGTATCCCTTAGCTTTATTATACAAAATATACCCCAGTGTTTATTGGTTATTCGCCGTCCAGGCAATTGCTTTAGCGTTAGGTGCTTTGCCTACATGGTATCTCGCCTGTCAAGCAGGATTAAAGGAAAGCCAAGCAATCGCAATGGCGTTTGTATATCTACTATATCCGCTAGTTTTTAATGTTAATCTGTTTGATTTCCACCCGGAAGTAATAGCTTTACCAACACTTTTAATAGCAGTTTTAGCGGCTAGAGGAGGACACATTTGGTGGTTTTGTTTAAGTATCTTCTTAATTTTGGGATGTAAGGCAGTATTATCTCTCACTATTGTGGGCATGGGGGTGTGGTTACTTTTTTTTGAAAAGCGGCGTTTATATGGTGCGATCGCTATTATTAGTGGTTTAGCATGGTTTCTGATTGCGACTCAAGTGATTATTCCTTTCTTCAGTGGTGCGGAACCATCAGCAATAGGACGTTACAGCTATTTAGGTAATTCAGTTTTGGGTATTGCTAAAAATCTAGTAACTCAGCCGGGACTTATCTTAGGAACGCTTTTTTCAGCCGATAACTTAGTATATTTAGTTCTGCTATTAGCACCTGTAATTTGGGGACTGTCTCCTCAAGGTTTAAAGCCTTTGGTAGCGGCTATTCCTTGCTTGGCGCTCAACATTCTTGCCGACTACCAGCCCCAAAAAAACTTGGTACACCAGTATTCTCTACCAGTACTACCATTCCTGATTTTAGCTCTCATTTCTAGCCTAGCTGCAGGTGGGGGATGGCTGCGAAATCCACGAACAATTATCTTGTGGTCATTAGTCGGGTTCTTAAGTCTGGCAAAGTTTACTTATTTTGGCGGAATATATCTCGATTCGCTGGATACTTGGCAAGCCACACGAGAAGCGATATCCCTAGTTAAAACTAAAGGAAGTGTTTATACAACAGGTGAAATTTCACCAGATTTAAGCCATAGAAAATTCATTCAATTAACAACTGCTAATTCTCAACCATTAAATTTAAATGGCTTTGATTATGTATTACTTAATATCCGTCATCCCGGCTGGTCAAGCACTCAAGAGTTTGCTCTTAACTTGGTAAAAAAAATCCAAAATGATAAGGTATTTAAATTGAAATATCAGCGTGATGATGTATTTCTATTTGAAAAATAG